One stretch of Anguilla anguilla isolate fAngAng1 chromosome 5, fAngAng1.pri, whole genome shotgun sequence DNA includes these proteins:
- the LOC118227899 gene encoding very long-chain acyl-CoA synthetase-like isoform X1 has translation MYLYSFLAGLAILPLFLYIRFPYLIHDLRFFARSIRCGIQISKYKKKKPFFTILDCFLDKVKQHPDKPFIVFENSTYSYLDADKQSNKIARSLMEFSSLKEGDTVALFFGNEPMYVFLWLGLSKIGCKIALLNHSIRSKSLLHCFSCSGANALIAATELKGAVEEILPALREQNISVFILSEECNTLGIETLSDKISKASDKPLSPDLRSNVMLKSPALYIYTSGTTGLPKAAVITHERVWLASFLLGLVGVSSDDVLYVCLPLYHTSAFLMGLTGAIDRGMTVILRRKFSASQFWDDCRKYNVTVIQYIGEIMRYLCNTPKKVSDRDHKVRIAVGNGIRADTWSEFLHRFGDVQIRECYGATEGNVGFINYMGKVGAIGKDISFLRKITPYALIKYDTEREEPVRDSKGLCIEVPRGETGLFVGKITKLSPFIGYAKNNEQTEKKRLKDVFEKGDLYFNSGDLLKIDQDGFVYFQDRIGDTFRWKGENVATNEVTDILITVDCIEEANVYGVKVPGHEGRIGMAAVKLKDGHEFDGSDTYECVKTSLPIYARPRFIRIQNSLALTGTFKKIKAKLAEDGFNPATIHDPLYILDENKGYIPMTQEMYDSISSGRVRL, from the exons ATGTACTTATATAGCTTTTTAGCTGGACTGGCtattttgcctttatttttgTACATCCGCTTTCCTTACTTAATACATGATTTGCGGTTTTTTGCAAGGAGCATCCGTTGCGGTATACAAATTTcgaaatacaaaaagaaaaagccatTCTTTACTATTTTGGACTGTTTTTTGGACAAGGTGAAGCAGCACCCGGACAaaccttttattgtttttgagaaCAGTACATACTCCTACTTGGATGCCGATAAACAAAGCAACAAAATTGCCAGAAGTCTGATGGAGTTTTCTAGTTTGAAGGAAGGGGATACTGTAGCGCTCTTTTTCGGAAATGAGCCAATGTATGTATTCCTCTGGTTGGGGCTATCGAAAATTGGCTGTAAAATTGCTCTTTTAAATCACAGCATTAGATCAAAGTCATTGCTGCACTGTTTCTCGTGTAGCGGAGCAAATGCGTTAATTGCTGCTACAG AGCTGAAAGGTGCTGTTGAAGAGATTCTACCAGCACTGCGGGAGCAGAACATCTCTGTATTCATCCTCAGTGAAGAATGTAACACATTGGGGATCGAAACCCTCTCTGATAAAATCAGCAAGGCCTCCGATAAGCCGCTGTCACCAGACCTGCGGTCAAACGTGATGTTGAAAAGCCCGGCGCTTTATATCTATACTTCGGGCACCACAG GTCTTCCGAAGGCTGCTGTGATTACGCACGAGAGGGTGTGGTTAGCGTCGTTTCTTCTGGGGCTAGTTGGAGTGAGCTCAGATGATGTACTTTACGTTTGTCTTCCTCTGTACCATACCTCTGCATTCCTCATGGGACTCACTGGTGCAATTGACAGAG GAATGACAGTTATTTTGAGAAGGAAATTTTCAGCCTCTCAGTTCTGGGACGACTGCAGAAAATACAATGTTACAGTGATACAGTACATTGGTGAAATAATGCGCTACCTCTGCAATACACCAAAG aaaGTCAGTGACAGAGATCACAAGGTCCGGATCGCCGTAGGCAATGGTATACGAGCTGACACTTGGTCAGAATTTCTTCACAGATTTGGAGATGTACAGATCCGTGAATGTTATGGTGCCACAGAGGGTAATGTTGGCTTCATTAACTATATGGGGAAAGTTGGTGCAATTGGAAAGGACATTTCTTTCTTGAGG AAAATCACTCCCTATGCATTGATTAAGTAcgacacagaaagagaggagcCTGTGCGAGACTCAAAAGGATTGTGTATAGAAGTCCCAAGAG gaGAGACCGGCCTTTTTGTTGGGAAGATAACGAAACTCTCACCTTTCATTGGATATGCTAAAAACAATGAGCAGACAGAGAAGAAGAGGCTGAAAGATGTTTTTGAAAAAGGTGACCTTTACTTCAACAGTGGTGATCTTCTGAAGATTGACCAGGATGGATTTGTCTACTTTCAAGATCGGATTGGTGACACGTTCAG aTGGAAGGGGGAGAATGTGGCAACCAATGAAGTTACTGATATTCTGATAACAGTGGACTGCATTGAGGAGGCCAATGTCTATGGCGTCAAGGTGCCAG GACATGAGGGAAGAATAGGAATGGCTGCTGTCAAGTTGAAAGATGGCCATGAATTTGATGGCTCTGACACATATGAATGTGTTAAGACCAGCCTGCCCATCTATGCAAGACCTCGCTTTATTAGGATTCAG AATTCCCTGGCACTAACTGGAACATTCAAGAAGATTAAAGCGAAGTTGGCAGAGGATGGTTTCAACCCAGCAACAATACACGATCCCTTATACATCCTGGATGAGAATAAGGGCTACATTCCAatgacacaggaaatgtatgatTCAATCAGTTCTGGCAGGGTCAGGTTGTGA
- the LOC118227899 gene encoding very long-chain acyl-CoA synthetase-like isoform X2: MIDHSSWMNTDIKLSSIGHVLPEEELKGAVEEILPALREQNISVFILSEECNTLGIETLSDKISKASDKPLSPDLRSNVMLKSPALYIYTSGTTGLPKAAVITHERVWLASFLLGLVGVSSDDVLYVCLPLYHTSAFLMGLTGAIDRGMTVILRRKFSASQFWDDCRKYNVTVIQYIGEIMRYLCNTPKKVSDRDHKVRIAVGNGIRADTWSEFLHRFGDVQIRECYGATEGNVGFINYMGKVGAIGKDISFLRKITPYALIKYDTEREEPVRDSKGLCIEVPRGETGLFVGKITKLSPFIGYAKNNEQTEKKRLKDVFEKGDLYFNSGDLLKIDQDGFVYFQDRIGDTFRWKGENVATNEVTDILITVDCIEEANVYGVKVPGHEGRIGMAAVKLKDGHEFDGSDTYECVKTSLPIYARPRFIRIQNSLALTGTFKKIKAKLAEDGFNPATIHDPLYILDENKGYIPMTQEMYDSISSGRVRL; this comes from the exons ATGATCG ACCACAGTTCCTGGATGAACACGGATATTAAATTATCTTCTATCGGGCATGTATTACCTGAGGAAG AGCTGAAAGGTGCTGTTGAAGAGATTCTACCAGCACTGCGGGAGCAGAACATCTCTGTATTCATCCTCAGTGAAGAATGTAACACATTGGGGATCGAAACCCTCTCTGATAAAATCAGCAAGGCCTCCGATAAGCCGCTGTCACCAGACCTGCGGTCAAACGTGATGTTGAAAAGCCCGGCGCTTTATATCTATACTTCGGGCACCACAG GTCTTCCGAAGGCTGCTGTGATTACGCACGAGAGGGTGTGGTTAGCGTCGTTTCTTCTGGGGCTAGTTGGAGTGAGCTCAGATGATGTACTTTACGTTTGTCTTCCTCTGTACCATACCTCTGCATTCCTCATGGGACTCACTGGTGCAATTGACAGAG GAATGACAGTTATTTTGAGAAGGAAATTTTCAGCCTCTCAGTTCTGGGACGACTGCAGAAAATACAATGTTACAGTGATACAGTACATTGGTGAAATAATGCGCTACCTCTGCAATACACCAAAG aaaGTCAGTGACAGAGATCACAAGGTCCGGATCGCCGTAGGCAATGGTATACGAGCTGACACTTGGTCAGAATTTCTTCACAGATTTGGAGATGTACAGATCCGTGAATGTTATGGTGCCACAGAGGGTAATGTTGGCTTCATTAACTATATGGGGAAAGTTGGTGCAATTGGAAAGGACATTTCTTTCTTGAGG AAAATCACTCCCTATGCATTGATTAAGTAcgacacagaaagagaggagcCTGTGCGAGACTCAAAAGGATTGTGTATAGAAGTCCCAAGAG gaGAGACCGGCCTTTTTGTTGGGAAGATAACGAAACTCTCACCTTTCATTGGATATGCTAAAAACAATGAGCAGACAGAGAAGAAGAGGCTGAAAGATGTTTTTGAAAAAGGTGACCTTTACTTCAACAGTGGTGATCTTCTGAAGATTGACCAGGATGGATTTGTCTACTTTCAAGATCGGATTGGTGACACGTTCAG aTGGAAGGGGGAGAATGTGGCAACCAATGAAGTTACTGATATTCTGATAACAGTGGACTGCATTGAGGAGGCCAATGTCTATGGCGTCAAGGTGCCAG GACATGAGGGAAGAATAGGAATGGCTGCTGTCAAGTTGAAAGATGGCCATGAATTTGATGGCTCTGACACATATGAATGTGTTAAGACCAGCCTGCCCATCTATGCAAGACCTCGCTTTATTAGGATTCAG AATTCCCTGGCACTAACTGGAACATTCAAGAAGATTAAAGCGAAGTTGGCAGAGGATGGTTTCAACCCAGCAACAATACACGATCCCTTATACATCCTGGATGAGAATAAGGGCTACATTCCAatgacacaggaaatgtatgatTCAATCAGTTCTGGCAGGGTCAGGTTGTGA